The genomic interval TTCATCTTGACCGTGCGCGCACCGGCCGCCAGAGCCAGCAGCTGGTGGCCAAGACAGATGCCAAACAGCGGGATGCCGCGGTCCAGAAACTCCCGGATGGCGGCGATGGCGTAATCGCAGGGCTCCGGATCGCCCGGTCCATTCGACAGGAACACGCCGTCCGGATTCAGCGCCAGCACCTGTGCTGCCGGTGTGGTAGCCGGCACCACGGTCACTGCGCAGCCGGCCTGCACCAGACAGCGCAGGATGTTGCGCTTGATGCCGAAGTCGTAAGCCACCACCCGAAAGCGCGGCGCGGGCGGCGCCGCAAAGCCATCCAGCGTCCACGCGCCGCCGGTCCATTCATAGCGGCTTTCGCTGCTGACGACCTTGGCCAGATCCGCGCCAGCCAGGCCGCCGAACGCGCGGGCTTGCGCCACCGCGAAATCGGCGTCGATGTCCGCTCCGGCAACGATGCAACCGGCCTGCGCCCCGCCACGGCGCAGGCGGCCAGTCAGGGCGCGCGTGTCAAGGCCGGCAATGGCCACCACATTGCGCGCACGCAGGTAGGTGTCCAGGGATTCGCGCCCGCGCCAGCTGCTGTAGGCGCGCGGCAGATCGCGGATCACCAGCCCGGCGGCGTACACCTGCGGCGACTCCGCGTCGTCCGGGTTGCAGCCGACATTGCCGATGTGCGGATAGGTGAGCGTCACGATCTGCCGGCAGTACGACGGATCGGTGAGGATTTCCTGATAGCCGGTCAGGGCGGTGTTGAACACCACCTCGCCGACACTGTGACCGCTGGCGCCGATGGCGGCGCCGTGCAGCAGCGTGCCGTCGGCGAGGGCGAGAAGGGCTGGCTCGGGCAAGACGGGCTCCGCGGCTTGGGATCGGGCGCAGCAAAAGCGACGGAGGGCGTTGCCGCCGCCCGTCGACACAGGTGCTGGTAAGGCCGGCATTCTACCGGCACTGCCCGGCCGTGGCCAAGCACGGCAATCGACGGGGGCACCCACCAAAACCCCGGCCGATCGATTGTTTACCACCCCGCTTCGCGACGTTACAGCCGCCGAACGACCGCGAACCGACACGGACGAGAAAAGCCTGCGAGATCGGCCAGGCGCTTCGCAAGGACGATGGCGGACGGCACGGGCGATGTCGACGAGCAGGCTCGAGGGCTTGCTGTCGCCAACCTTCATCTTGGAAATCTTTGCGGACAACCAGCCCTCGATTAAGGACGGCATCGCTCAAGCGCAGTGAGCCGCCGCGAAAGGATGAAGCGGCGTGCGCCGAGCCGGTGAGGATAGGACCCGCTCGCCAGGCTCGCCCAGACCCACCTTAACGATTGGTTCTTGACGCAATGCTGATATATTATTGCGACTGACTCGCATTAACATTACCAAGAACGTCAGTTTTCACCCCTGTCCGGCACTCACGACCATGACTGACAGCAACGCACCGCCGCGCAAAGGACCGACCGACGAGGCGGAAGGCGCACCGCCCCGCTACACCAGCGAGCAATTGTTTGTCGGGATGCGCCATGTGGTGATCGTGCATGGCACGCGCGAGTACAGCCTGCGCCTGACGGCCGCCAACAAGCTCATTCTGACGGCCTGAGCCATGCCCATGACCGATCGGGTAGGCCGTGCGCAGCCTGTGCACGAGGGCATCGCCGGCGCCGGCTGCGCGGTTGTCCTGCACGCACTCGCGGCCTTCCTGCTGCTGCGTCAGGTTCCGACCCTGCCGCTGACGCCGCCGCAGATCATCCAGATGAGTCTGATCGCTGAACCTCAACCGGAACCACGCCCGGCGCCGCAATCCCCAGCCCCGCAGCCGGCAGCGGCACAAGCGGCGAAGGCGCCACCGATTCCCAGCCCACAGCCGCGACCGCAGCGCCGCCCGGCACCCAGGCCGGTGGCGGCGAAACCGATGCCCTTAGCCCCGGCGCCGACCCAATCCGTCCCCTCGGCACCGGCCCCGACAGTCGTATCCGCCAGCATTTCGGACGCCCCGGCGGTCGCGGCACCCGCTGCCACGACGGCGCCCGTGGAAGTGACCCAACCGCGCTTCGACGCCGCGTATCTGAACAATCCGGCGCCGCCCTATCCGCCCCTTTCGCGTCGTCTGGGTGAACAGGGACGCGTCCTGATGCGGGTCTATGTCGATCCCAACGGAACACCGACCCAGGTCGAGTTGCGCCAATCAAGCGGCTCACAGCGACTTGACACCGCCGCCCAGACGGCCGTGCGGCGCTGGCGCTTCGTCCCTGCCCGGCGCGGGAGCGAGGCGGTGGGCGCCTGGGTTCTGGTGCCTATTTCATTCAATCTGAGGAATTCCTGATGGAGCAGACGCTTGGCATTGCCCACTTTCTGTCGCACGTCGACGGCGTCGGCCGGTTCTTGCTGGTGATCCTGCTGGCGATGTCGCTGGCCACCTGGTACCTGATCGCCACCAAGACCCTGTCCAGCTGGCGCATGGCGCGTCAGCGCCGGCAGTTCATGGCCGTATTCCAGCAGGCCCAGGGGCTGGAGGAACTGGGTGATTTCGTACGGGCGCGGGGTGCCGACGAGCCGTTCTCGAACTTGACCGCCCAGGGACTGGCGGCGGCGCAGCAGTACGCCGCACGCACCGGCCAGCGGTTGATCGAATCCGTGCCGCCCGATGAGTTCCTGACGCGCGCCTTGCGCCGCGCCATCGAGCAGGACACCGCCCGCCTCGAGTACGGCCAGACGCTGCTGGCTTCGGTGGCCTCGGCAGCGCCATTCGTTGGCCTGTTCGGCACCGTGTGGGGCATTTACCACGCCCTGCTCGCGATTGGCATGAGCGGCCAGGCCAGCCTCGACAAGGTAGCCGGCCCGGTTGGCGAGGCGCTGATCATGACCGCCTTGGGTCTTGCCGTCGCCATTCCTGCCGTGCTGGCCTACAACGCCGTCGCCCGCAGCAACCGCCTGTTGCTTGCCGAGCTCGATGGCTTCGCGCACGACCTGTTCGCCTTCATGTCGACCGGCATCCGCTCCACTCCGGCACGCCGGGAGCCCACCCCGGCACACCCTGCGCCGCCGGTGAGCCGATTGATCGAGGAGTCCGCCTGATGGCCTTCGGAGGATTCGGCGACCAGGGCCAGCAACGGCCGACGGCGGAGATCAACATGATCCCGCTGATCGACGTAATGCTGGTGCTGCTGGTGATCTTCATCGTCACCGCGCCGCTGCTCACCCACGCCGTGCGCGTCGACCTGCCGCAGGCCAGCAGCGCGCCGGCGCCGGCCGATCCGCAGGCGATCGAGGTCAGCATCGACGCCCAGGGCCAGACCTTCTGGAACGCCGAACCGGTGACTGAAGAGGAACTCGCCGCACGCCTGGCCGCCACCGCGCAACGCCACCCGCAGCCGGAACTGCGCCTGCGCGCCGACGGCGCCGTGGCCTATCGCAAGGTGGCGCTGGTAATGGCCGCCGCGGCCAGCGCTGGACTCGAGCGCATCGGTTTTGTCACGACCCCGAAGGGGGAAACGCCATGACCTGACCCGTTCCGCCTGTCGATCACCAAATCCAGCCAGCCAGCCCGTGCATGCCAGCCAGCTCCACCGTCCGAATCCATCCCGGAGCACTCCATGCAATGCGCGAAGCCCCACCGGACCACGCCGGCTGCAACCCCGACTCCCGCCTCAAGAATTTCCCTGCCGCTGGGCGCCCTGGTCACCGGCATGCTGCTGGCGCCACTGGGCGCACTGGCCGCCGACGAAACCACCCTGCCGCAGGTGAACGTACAGGACGATCGCCTCGACGACACGCCCGAGGGCTACCAGGGCGGCACCACGCGCGTCGGCAAGATCGACCAGCTGGCCAAGGACGTCCCGCAGGCGCTGACTGTCGTATCGCAGCAGCTGATGCAGGAGACCAACGCCAACACGCTGAAGGAAGCCCTGCGCCACGTCAGCGGGCTGACGTTCAACGCCGGCGAGGGCGGCCGCATCGGCGACAACATGATGTTGCGCGGCTTCTATTCGTTTGGGGACCTGTACCTGGACGGTGTCCGCGACGTGGCCCAGTACAACCGCGAAACCTTCAACCTGGAACAGGTGGACGTGCTGCGCGGCTCGGCGGCCATGCTGTTTGGCCGCGGTCAGGCCGGCGGTGTCATCAACCAGGCCAGCAAACTGCCGATGCTGCAGAACCGCAACGAAGTGGCGCTGACCGGCGGCACCGACACCTACCGCCGCGGCACGGCCGATCTGAACTATGTGCTGGCCGATCACACGGCGGTGCGCCTTAACGTGATGAAAACCGACGCCGGCAGCACCCGCGACTACGTCAACTCCGAGCGTGAAGGCGTCGCACCGAGCATTGCGCTGGGCCTGGGCACGGCCCACGAACTGACGCTCAGTCACATGTACCTGAAGACGCACAACACGCCCGACTACGGCGTACCGTTCTTCCAGCAGCGGCCGCTCGATGTGCCCAAGGACCGTTTTTTCGGCACTACGGACGACTACGAAGACAACCGCACGAACATCACCACCGCCACTTACAAGTACAGCTATTCGACCAATACCACCTTGCGCACGGTGCTGCGCCACGCCGACTACACGCGCGACCTGTGGGGCGTGGTGCCGCGCCTGGCGGCGGGTGCAACGGAAGCATCGATTGCCAACGGCACGGCCATCCTGAACCGTGGCCGCCAGGCGCGCGGCGGCGAGGAGAAAACCTGGACCAGCCAGACCGACCTGACCACCAAGTTCGACACCGGTTGGCTCAAGCACGAGGTACTGTTTGGCCTGGAGTTGCTCGACGAGGAGGCCGGCCGCTGGTCTTACAACGCCATCGCCAGCGCCGTCGCACCCCCCACCACGGTGGGCAACCCGAACGCCTCGCCACTGCTGCCGGCAACCTACGGCAACCGCGTCAAGAACGGCATCACCACCTACGAGGGCCGCACCTGGGCGCCATACCTGCAGGACATGATCGAATTCCTGCCCGGCTGGAAGGTCTTTGGCGGTGCCCGCTGGGACGATCTGGACGCCGACTACAGCACCGGTGCCAAGGTGAAGTACGGCGAGTGGAGCTACCGGGCCGGTCTGTCGCACCAGCCGACCGATTTCCAGCACTACTACGCCGCCTGGAGCGACTCGTTCAATCCGACCGCCGACCTCTACCAGTTCACGCCGACCAGCGTCGTGTGGCCGGCCGAGCGCAGCCGCACGTATGAGCTGGGCGCGAAATGGGAGCTGTTCGAGGGCGATCTGTCACTGCGCACATCTATCTACCGCACCGAAAAGACTTGGGAACGCAATACCGATATCGAAACAGCCGGCGCCAATCCGCTGCTCACCAAAAAGCGCCACACCGATGGCATCGAGCTGGAAGCCGCCGGGCGCATCACGCCGCGCTGGGAGGTATTCGCCGGCACGGCGCTGATGGACCCGCGCATCGACACCGCCCGCCCGGGCGGCAATCCGAATGTCGAGGGCATGCGCCCACGCAACGCACCCACCTATACCTACAATCTGTGGACTACCTACAAGCTGGACCACGGCTGGAAAGTGGGCGGCGGCGTCGAAGCCAAGGCGAAGCGTCTGGCTTACGGCATCGGCGGCGGCACGGCAGCGATCACGCCCAACGTGGCGCCCGCCTACCGGCGCTGGGACGCCATGGTGGCCTACGAACAGCGCCGCTATGAGGTGAAGCTGAACCTGATGAACGTGTTCGACAAGCGTTACTACGAGTCGCTGTATGAAAACGGCGGTCATGTGGTGCCGGGCACCGGCCGGGCAGTGCAGCTGGTAACCGAGTTGAAGTTCTGACCCTGAGCGTGCCGAGCGCCCTTGCCAGGGGCGGCCCGGCGCGCCCTAATCGCTCGCGGGAGGCGCCGTGCTGCTACAGATTCCGCAGGTCGTGGATGCCGGCACCCTTGCGGAGTGCCGCCGCCTGCTGACCGGCGCCGACTGGATCGACGGCGGCGTCACCGCCGGCACACAGTCGAATCTGGTTAAGAACAACCAGCAACTGCCGGAAGACGCACCGGCGGCGGCGCAGGCGCGCGCCCTGGTGCTGCAGGCATTGAGCACGAACGCGCTGTTCTTCACCGCCGCATTGCCCAAGCGCATCTACCCGCCGCTGTTCAACCGCTACGAGGGCGCCCGAAACGCCTTCGGCAGTCACATCGACAACGCCATCCGTACTCATCCGGCCACCGCCCGCCACGTGCGCAGCGACCTGTCGGCCACGCTGTTCCTCTCGGACCCG from Immundisolibacter sp. carries:
- a CDS encoding hemin uptake protein HemP, which translates into the protein MTDSNAPPRKGPTDEAEGAPPRYTSEQLFVGMRHVVIVHGTREYSLRLTAANKLILTA
- a CDS encoding TonB-dependent siderophore receptor, with protein sequence MQCAKPHRTTPAATPTPASRISLPLGALVTGMLLAPLGALAADETTLPQVNVQDDRLDDTPEGYQGGTTRVGKIDQLAKDVPQALTVVSQQLMQETNANTLKEALRHVSGLTFNAGEGGRIGDNMMLRGFYSFGDLYLDGVRDVAQYNRETFNLEQVDVLRGSAAMLFGRGQAGGVINQASKLPMLQNRNEVALTGGTDTYRRGTADLNYVLADHTAVRLNVMKTDAGSTRDYVNSEREGVAPSIALGLGTAHELTLSHMYLKTHNTPDYGVPFFQQRPLDVPKDRFFGTTDDYEDNRTNITTATYKYSYSTNTTLRTVLRHADYTRDLWGVVPRLAAGATEASIANGTAILNRGRQARGGEEKTWTSQTDLTTKFDTGWLKHEVLFGLELLDEEAGRWSYNAIASAVAPPTTVGNPNASPLLPATYGNRVKNGITTYEGRTWAPYLQDMIEFLPGWKVFGGARWDDLDADYSTGAKVKYGEWSYRAGLSHQPTDFQHYYAAWSDSFNPTADLYQFTPTSVVWPAERSRTYELGAKWELFEGDLSLRTSIYRTEKTWERNTDIETAGANPLLTKKRHTDGIELEAAGRITPRWEVFAGTALMDPRIDTARPGGNPNVEGMRPRNAPTYTYNLWTTYKLDHGWKVGGGVEAKAKRLAYGIGGGTAAITPNVAPAYRRWDAMVAYEQRRYEVKLNLMNVFDKRYYESLYENGGHVVPGTGRAVQLVTELKF
- a CDS encoding biopolymer transporter ExbD — translated: MAFGGFGDQGQQRPTAEINMIPLIDVMLVLLVIFIVTAPLLTHAVRVDLPQASSAPAPADPQAIEVSIDAQGQTFWNAEPVTEEELAARLAATAQRHPQPELRLRADGAVAYRKVALVMAAAASAGLERIGFVTTPKGETP
- the carA gene encoding glutamine-hydrolyzing carbamoyl-phosphate synthase small subunit is translated as MPEPALLALADGTLLHGAAIGASGHSVGEVVFNTALTGYQEILTDPSYCRQIVTLTYPHIGNVGCNPDDAESPQVYAAGLVIRDLPRAYSSWRGRESLDTYLRARNVVAIAGLDTRALTGRLRRGGAQAGCIVAGADIDADFAVAQARAFGGLAGADLAKVVSSESRYEWTGGAWTLDGFAAPPAPRFRVVAYDFGIKRNILRCLVQAGCAVTVVPATTPAAQVLALNPDGVFLSNGPGDPEPCDYAIAAIREFLDRGIPLFGICLGHQLLALAAGARTVKMKFGHHGANHPVLETATGRVLITSQNHGFAVDEASLPACLSATHRSLFDGSLQGIAHSGQPAIGFQGHPEASPGPHDAAHLFNRFADLMAAHRGA
- a CDS encoding MotA/TolQ/ExbB proton channel family protein, whose protein sequence is MEQTLGIAHFLSHVDGVGRFLLVILLAMSLATWYLIATKTLSSWRMARQRRQFMAVFQQAQGLEELGDFVRARGADEPFSNLTAQGLAAAQQYAARTGQRLIESVPPDEFLTRALRRAIEQDTARLEYGQTLLASVASAAPFVGLFGTVWGIYHALLAIGMSGQASLDKVAGPVGEALIMTALGLAVAIPAVLAYNAVARSNRLLLAELDGFAHDLFAFMSTGIRSTPARREPTPAHPAPPVSRLIEESA
- a CDS encoding energy transducer TonB, whose amino-acid sequence is MTDRVGRAQPVHEGIAGAGCAVVLHALAAFLLLRQVPTLPLTPPQIIQMSLIAEPQPEPRPAPQSPAPQPAAAQAAKAPPIPSPQPRPQRRPAPRPVAAKPMPLAPAPTQSVPSAPAPTVVSASISDAPAVAAPAATTAPVEVTQPRFDAAYLNNPAPPYPPLSRRLGEQGRVLMRVYVDPNGTPTQVELRQSSGSQRLDTAAQTAVRRWRFVPARRGSEAVGAWVLVPISFNLRNS
- a CDS encoding Fe2+-dependent dioxygenase — translated: MLLQIPQVVDAGTLAECRRLLTGADWIDGGVTAGTQSNLVKNNQQLPEDAPAAAQARALVLQALSTNALFFTAALPKRIYPPLFNRYEGARNAFGSHIDNAIRTHPATARHVRSDLSATLFLSDPDSYDGGELVIEDSFGSQRVKLAAGDLVLYPASSVHRVEPVTRGARLACFMWIESMVRETERRRLLYELDMAILALRTDTGDSPAVVRLTGCYHNLLRMWAEV